The following proteins are co-located in the Castanea sativa cultivar Marrone di Chiusa Pesio chromosome 8, ASM4071231v1 genome:
- the LOC142606153 gene encoding uncharacterized protein LOC142606153 encodes MQIKDEGSLTFPGKLKGDPNRRSRDKYCCFHHDHGHDTADCYDLKQEIEALIRQGKLQRFISKNRTDPPQDPAPRRKNERPRPPIGDIRMIIGGTVVLSSSKKARKTYLRTVHSVQLAGAMSKMRRINNPVVEFLEEDVRRLHHPHDDAIVVTLQVEDYNMHQVLVDNGSSTDILYYLVLQQMGIGRERLVPTNAPLVGFEGTRVYPLGMITLSVMVGDYPSRSPGMWYFL; translated from the coding sequence ATGCAAATTAAGGATGAAGGATCCTTGACTTTTCCTGGCAAACTGAAAGGAGACCCGAATAGGAGATCAAGGGATAAATATTGCTGTTTTCATCATGATCACGGCCACGATACGGCTGATTGCTATGACCTGAAACAAGAGATTGAAGCCCTTATTAGGCAAGGAAAGCTTCAGAGATTCATCAGCAAGAATAGGACGGACCCACCACAAGACCCAGCTCCTCGACGGAAAAATGAGCGCCCGAGGCCCCCgataggagacataaggatgatcaTTGGGGGAACAGTAGTATTGAGCTCGTCCAAAAAGGCCCGCAAAACGTACCTAAGGACAGTTCATAGTGTCCAACTGGCAGGTGCCATGTCGAAGATGAGACGGATCAACAACCCAGTCGTTGAGTTTTTAGAGGAGGATGTGCGGCGTCTCCACCACCCGCATGATGACGCGATTGTTGTGACTTTGCAAGTAGAAGATTACAATATGCATCAAGTTTTGGTTGACAATGGAAGCTCAACTGATATACTTTACTACCTCGTactccagcagatggggattggaAGAGAGCGACTGGTTCCAACAAACGCACCCCTCGTCGGTTTCGAAGGAACAAGGGTCTACCCCCTTGGCATGATCACATTGTCCGTCATGGTGGGAGATTACCCCAGCAGATCACCAGGGATGTGGTATTTCTTGTAG
- the LOC142606155 gene encoding uncharacterized protein LOC142606155, translating into MARTPTGETPLRLTYSTKAVILVEVGVASLKQEVFHEENNDDQLQINLDCLDEVRDKGFDRMTKYQLKMAEYYNKRVKLRRLDIGDLVLRKVTTVTRDSAQGKLSPTWEGPYRVAHYFRQGSYHLETLDGQKLPRPWNIEHLKKYH; encoded by the coding sequence ATGGCGAGAACcccaacaggagaaacccctttaaGGCTTACTTACAGCACTAAAGCAGTAATCCTAGTCGAGGTAGGAGTGGCCAGCCTCAAGCAAGAGGTATTCCACGAGGAAAACAATGACGACCAGTTACAGATTAACTTGGATTGCTTAGATGAAGTAAGAGACAAAGGTTTTGATAGGATGACGAAGTACCAGCTGAAGATGGCCGAATACTACAACAAGAGGGTAAAGCTCAGACGACTCGACATAGGTGACCTCGTCCTGCGCAAGGTCACTACGGTGACTAGAGATTCTGCCCAAGGAAAGCTCAGccccacatgggaaggaccctacCGAGTCGCCCATTACTTTAGACAAGGTAGCTATCACCTGGAAACCCTAGACGGACAGAAGCTCCCacgaccatggaacattgagcacttgaagaaataccacTAA
- the LOC142606154 gene encoding tropinone reductase homolog At5g06060-like, translating into MAGWCHASPVYSERGYPRVLLDSSFQHLLLPSLLPARQGVHSFAATASPNHDFAWLGVRPLPRAFGLASPRPWPTYNTLSDSPHNSIFIQKKLKQCSQRAGSLKKLIPFYYFVIRQAIVEELTGLGATVHTCSRNEVDLNECLSEWRKKGLQVTGSVCDVSSRAEREKLISSASNRFNGKLNILINNVGTNKPKPTLENTAQDFSFIMATNFESAYHLSQLAHPLLKASSAGSIVFVSSVCGVVSVRGGSIYGASKGAMNQLTKNLACKWAKDNIRTNCVAPWYIKTPLVQPYLDDENFFNAVVSRTPMGCAREPKEVSSLVAFQCLPATSYMTRQSICVDGGMTVNGFTFP; encoded by the exons ATGGCTGGCTGGTGTCATGCCTCTCCGGTCTACTCGGAGCGTGGCTACCCTCGGGTCCTTCTTGATTCCTCCTTTCAGCACTTGCTCCTTCCTAGTCTTCTTCCTGCACGCCAaggtgtgcattcctttgccgCAACTGCTTCTCCAAATCATGACTTTGCTTGGTTAGGCGTTCGACCGCTGCCGCGAGcttttggacttgcctctccaAGGCCGTGGCCAACG TACAATACACTAAGTGATTCACCTCATAATAGTATATTCATTCAAAAGAAGCTGAAGCAATGTTCTCAACGCGCTGGTTCGCTAAAAAAACTGATCCCCTTCTATTATTTTGTGATTAGGCAAGCTATTGTGGAGGAACTAACAGGTCTTGGAGCAACTGTGCATACATGCTCTCGAAACGAGGTCGACCTTAATGAGTGTTTAAGTGAATGGAGGAAGAAGGGTCTCCAAGTCACCGGTTCAGTGTGCGATGTATCCTCTAGAGCTGAAAGAGAGAAACTAATTAGCTCTGCCTCTAATCGCTTTAATGGGAAACTTAACATCCTT ATTAACAATGTTGGgacaaacaaaccaaaaccgACCTTGGAGAATACAGCCCAAGATTTCTCATTTATCATGGCCACAAATTTTGAATCAGCTTATCACTTGAGCCAACTTGCCCATCCTCTATTGAAGGCTTCGTCAGCAGGAAGCATTGTCTTTGTGTCTTCAGTTTGTGGGGTTGTATCAGTCAGAGGGGGCTCCATATATGGAGCAAGTAAAG GGGCAATGAATCAGCTGACAAAAAATTTGGCATGCAAGTGGGCAAAAGATAATATAAGGACCAATTGTGTTGCACCTTGGTACATCAAGACCCCTTTAGTCCAACCT TATTTGGATGATGAAAACTTTTTCAATGCTGTTGTCTCTCGAACACCTATGGGATGTGCTAGAGAGCCCAAAGAGGTGTCTTCCTTGGTAGCATTCCAATGCCTACCAGCGACCTCGTACATGACCAGGCAGAGTATATGCGTTGATGGAGGTATGACAGTGAATGGCTTCACGTTCCCATAA
- the LOC142606152 gene encoding uncharacterized protein LOC142606152 produces the protein MVCLDFSTTNNEAEYKALIAGLDLAIAAGAKSVVVYSDSQVVINQVNGSYECKNERMKKYIEEVKGRVNNLQIKLVQILRKANQDADRLAKATLAEPMIIPDQVLSFVQLSSLLDGTSMQEVSGKHCWMAPITMYLKDCKLPDNKEVVRKLKVKAAWFVLIKDALYKRGFS, from the coding sequence ATGGTCTGTCTGGATTTTTCTACAACCAATAACGAAGCGGAATACAAAGCCTTAATAGCAGGACTGGATCTTGCGATAGCCGCAGGAGCTAAGAGTGTGGTTGTATACTCCGATTCTCAAGTTGTGATCAATCAGGTTAATGGAAGTTACGAGTGCAAgaatgaaagaatgaagaagtatattgaggaagtgaagggtcgagtGAACAATCTCCAAATCAAGTTGGTTCAAATCCTAAGGAAAGCGAACCAAGATGCCGACCGACTCGCAAAAGCAACTTTAGCAGAACCTATGATCATCCCTGACCAGGTATTATCCTTCGTCCAActctcatcattattagatggcACTAGCATGCAGGAGGTAAGCGGTAAGCATTGTTGGATGGCTCCAATAACGATGTATCTCAAGGACTGCAAACTGCCAGACAACAAAGAGGTCGTaagaaagttgaaggttaaagctgccTGGTTCGTTTTGATTAAAGACGccctatacaaaagaggattctcctga